In Elaeis guineensis isolate ETL-2024a chromosome 1, EG11, whole genome shotgun sequence, a genomic segment contains:
- the LOC105036756 gene encoding increased DNA methylation 1 isoform X1, with protein sequence MAEQNLKEEEGYKEKVTVRTLFGEEIEGFGEDGFEGSKEEHQIFMGVFYGSSADDASNNNNNVSRRTNFQLHECNQSKPLPSLSCNSSAVTSYFSLKGSSSEQFEHAKMNPGELSGPECFPESSSSWAGADAHNPNVMRMGLSSVELSNNVNMELNSNLADAEFSLVDLDPSKVALSLSIQDPLHVRQQAPCRIVETCGRGILSSYYLFSGQEEMDVTGDIDDAVTFNGKCRSQDNRDRKTVIKAKSVTSPVSQESFAPGLLVASAPAASVEMPGSLIHMNHGAQESSFLNSDRIDAASKRTSIRDLPDRLRAHANHMLLDAGWGIEPRKRSDRTKMASYFISPEGRSSVTSLSQAWKTCGKILSAAAPDSEQDDYGREWDNVDRFWGDLTDVLMFIEKRTQPSDDSLPLLQRWQLLDPFIAVVCINKKIGVLREGRALRAVNSATFVLSERKNSALVDNIVEKELEQAYAAKPTNGSAKKVYKRSKRISEIEATEIGGQEESRVLEKLSSEAPEILLTKKAQKKHVKRETEVARQCGKDKKGNITMLKVSTPKKPKGCKKSGQKRPRGFFINDDDLLVTGFVKNKDFSSRDKKIASKVGASKSNALRKLKSQKRGCRLLLRTPGKGGKHSMDGRRLVLGARTVLCWLIEMGIVSLKDVLQYRDLKNKDVVKDGWVTREGVLCRCCSKILSVTDFKVHAGSKLRKPSSNLFLESGKSYTLCLLEAWTAECKVRKNHMQVMEVEEVDANDDTCGFCGDGGDLVCCDNCPSTYHPECLPPQEIPEDSWYCHNCLCKTCGDVVKGKEASGSIAVLECLQCENKYHDCCLKEKTACDGEIVLSKWFCGRNCQEVYSGLRSRVGVLNCLGDGFSWTILRCNHEIKSIQKIPLMAECNTKLAIALGIMEECFLPMVDPRTGIDMIPHVLYNRGSSFARLNYQGFYTIVLEKGDKIISVASIRVHGVTVAEMPLIATCSEHRRQGMCRRLMDAVEKMLKSFRVKALVLSAIPELVNTWVSGFGFKPIDDYEKKWLDRINLMLLPTTSLLIKSLDGAPAEASENAGGESDLYHGNLGDSNEMNDSEAGEQDAENAIVEPDAVSVLTKSI encoded by the exons ATGGCGGAACAAAActtgaaggaagaagaaggatataAGGAGAAGGTCACAGTGAGAACGTTATTTGGAGAAGAAATTGAGGGTTTTGGCGAGGATGGGTTTGAAGGCTCGAAGGAAGAGCATCAGATATTTATGGGGGTTTTCTATGGAAGCAGTGCCGATGATgcaagtaataataataataatgtatCAAGGAGGACAAATTTCCAATTGCATGAGTGCAACCAATCAAAACCACTGCCCAGTTTGAGTTGTAATAGCTCAGCTGTGACTAGCTACTTCTCCCTGAAAGGTTCTTCAAGTGAACAGTTTGAGCATGCAAAGATGAATCCTGGAGAATTAAGTGGACCTGAATGCTTTCCTGAAAGCTCCTCTTCCTGGGCTGGAGCAGATGCTCACAATCCAAATGTGATGAGGATGGGACTATCATCTGTTGAGCTATCAAATAATGTGAATATGGAACTTAACAGTAATTTAGCTGATGCTGAATTTAGCTTGGTTGACTTGGACCCATCAAAAGTTGCTTTGAGTTTGTCCATTCAAGATCCTCTCCATGTTCGTCAACAAGCACCATGCCGCATAGTTGAAACATGTGGTCGGGGCATCTTATCTAGTTACTATCTTTTTAGTGGACAGGAAGAAATGGATGTAACTGGTGATATCGATGATGCTGTTACCTTTAATGGCAAATGCAGAAGCCAAGACAATAGAGATCGCAAGACAGTTATTAAAGCTAAATCTGTTACCTCTCCTGTTTCTCAAGAGAGTTTTGCTCCTGGGCTTTTGGTAGCTAGTGCACCTGCAGCTTCTGTGGAGATGCCTGGATCACTAATACACATGAACCATGGTGCCCAAGAATCTAGTTTTCTGAACTCAGACAGAATTGATGCTGCATCAAAGAGGACTTCTATTAGGGATCTTCCTGATCGCCTTCGTGCACATGCAAATCACATGCTTCTAGATGCAGGATGGGGGATTGAGCCTCGCAAAAGGAGTGATAGGACCAAAATGGCTTCCTATTTCATATCACCTGAAGGGAGAAGTTCTGTTACTTCACTGTCTCAAGCTTGGAAGACATGTGGGAAGATATTATCTGCTGCTGCACCAGACTCAGAACAAGATGACTATGGAAGGGAATGGGACAATGTTGATAGGTTTTGGGGTGATTTGACAGATGTATTGATGTTCATAGAAAAGAGGACTCAGCCTTCAGATGACTCTCTACCACTTCTTCAGAGGTGGCAGCTTCTTGATCCTTTCATCGCTGTGGTttgtattaacaaaaaaattggtGTTCTAAGAGAGGGACGGGCACTGAGAGCTGTCAATAGTGCTACATTTGTTCTGAGTGAAAGAAAGAATTCCGCCTTGGTGGATAATATTGTGGAAAAAGAACTGGAGCAGGCTTATGCAGCGAAGCCAACAAATGGTTCGGCTAAGAAGGTGTATAAGAGATCCAAGAGAATATCAGAAATTGAAGCTACTGAAATAGGTGGCCAGGAAGAATCCAGAGTACTTGAAAAGCTCTCATCTGAAGCACCAGAAATTCTTTTGACAAAAAAGGCACAAAAGAAGCATGTCAAACGAGAAACTGAAGTAGCAAGGCAGTGTGGCAAGGACAAGAAGGGCAATATAACTATGCTAAAAGTATCCACGCCGAAGAAACCTAAAGGTTGTAAGAAAAGTGGACAAAAGCGGCCACGTGGattttttattaatgatgatGATCTGTTAGTTACCGGGTTTGTCAAAAACAAAGATTTCAGCTCCCGTGATAAAAAAATTGCTTCAAAAGTAGGGGCTTCTAAGTCAAATGCTCTAAGAAAGCTTAAAAGTCAAAAGCGAGGCTGTAGGTTGCTCCTGCGAACTCCTGGAAAAGGTGGAAAGCACTCCATGGATGGGAGGCGGTTAGTCCTCGGAGCAAGAACAGTGCTATGCTGGTTGATTGAGATGGGTATTGTATCATTGAAAGATGTTCTGCAGTACAGGGACCTAAAGAACAAAGATGTGGTAAAGGATGGGTGGGTCACTAGGGAAGGAGTTCTTTGTAGATGCTGCTCCAAGATCCTCTCAGTGACCGACTTTAAGGTTCATGCTGGTTCCAAGCTGCGAAAACCATCTTCAAATCTTTTTCTAGAATCTGGTAAATCATATACACTCTGTCTGCTTGAGGCATGGACTGCTGAATGCAAGGTGAGGAAAAATCATATGCAAGTCATGGAAGTTGAGGAGGTGGATGCAAATGACGATACCTGTGGGTTTTGTGGTGATGGTGGTGACTTAGTGTGCTGTGATAACTGTCCATCTACCTATCATCCTGAATGCTTGCCGCCACAG GAGATTCCAGAAGACAGTTGGTATTGCCATAATTGCCTCTGTAAGACCTGTGGGGATGTGGTTAAGGGAAAAGAAGCTTCAGGTTCCATTGCTGTGTTAGAATGTTTACAATGTGAGAATAAAT ATCATGATTGTTGCTTGAAGGAAAAAACTGCATGCGATGGTGAAATTGTATTGAGTAAATGGTTTTGTGGGAGAAATTGTCAAGAG GTTTACTCGGGTCTTCGCTCTCGGGTTGGAGTCCTGAATTGTCTTGGTGATGGGTTCTCATGGACCATCCTTAGATGTAATCATGAAATTAAATCCATACAGAAAATACCACTAATGGCTGAATGCAACACGAAGCTAGCCATTGCCCTGGGTATCATGGAGGAGTGCTTTCTCCCAATGGTGGATCCACGAACAGGGATAGACATGATACCACATGTCTTGTACAATAGGGG GTCCAGCTTCGCTCGCTTAAATTATCAAGGATTTTACACTATAGTCTTGGAGAAGGGTGATAAAATCATATCTGTGGCATCCATCAG GGTGCATGGAGTCACAGTGGCAGAGATGCCTCTGATTGCAACTTGCAGTGAGCATCGTCGCCAAGGAATGTGTAGAAGGCTGATGGATGCTGTAGAAAAG ATGCTGAAATCTTTCAGAGTGAAGGCACTTGTATTATCAGCAATTCCAGAACTGGTCAACACATGGGTGTCGGGTTTTGGATTCAAACCTATCGATGATTATGAGAAAAAATGGCTCGATCGTATCAATTTAATGCTGCTTCCTACAACATCATTATTGATAAAGAGCTTGGATGGAGCTCCAGCTGAAGCATCAG AAAATGCTGGAGGGGAAAGTGATTTGTATCATGGTAATCTAGGGGATTCCAATGAGATGAATGATAGTGAGGCTGGAGAACAGGATGCTGAAAATGCTATAGTTGAACCAGATGCAGTATCTGTACTCACAAAAAGCATATGA
- the LOC105036756 gene encoding increased DNA methylation 1 isoform X2, whose translation MAEQNLKEEEGYKEKVTVRTLFGEEIEGFGEDGFEGSKEEHQIFMGVFYGSSADDASNNNNNVSRRTNFQLHECNQSKPLPSLSCNSSAVTSYFSLKGSSSEQFEHAKMNPGELSGPECFPESSSSWAGADAHNPNVMRMGLSSVELSNNVNMELNSNLADAEFSLVDLDPSKVALSLSIQDPLHVRQQAPCRIVETCGRGILSSYYLFSGQEEMDVTGDIDDAVTFNGKCRSQDNRDRKTVIKAKSVTSPVSQESFAPGLLVASAPAASVEMPGSLIHMNHGAQESSFLNSDRIDAASKRTSIRDLPDRLRAHANHMLLDAGWGIEPRKRSDRTKMASYFISPEGRSSVTSLSQAWKTCGKILSAAAPDSEQDDYGREWDNVDRFWGDLTDVLMFIEKRTQPSDDSLPLLQRWQLLDPFIAVVCINKKIGVLREGRALRAVNSATFVLSERKNSALVDNIVEKELEQAYAAKPTNGSAKKVYKRSKRISEIEATEIGGQEESRVLEKLSSEAPEILLTKKAQKKHVKRETEVARQCGKDKKGNITMLKVSTPKKPKGCKKSGQKRPRGFFINDDDLLVTGFVKNKDFSSRDKKIASKVGASKSNALRKLKSQKRGCRLLLRTPGKGGKHSMDGRRLVLGARTVLCWLIEMGIVSLKDVLQYRDLKNKDVVKDGWVTREGVLCRCCSKILSVTDFKVHAGSKLRKPSSNLFLESGKSYTLCLLEAWTAECKVRKNHMQVMEVEEVDANDDTCGFCGDGGDLVCCDNCPSTYHPECLPPQEIPEDSWYCHNCLCKTCGDVVKGKEASGSIAVLECLQCENKYHDCCLKEKTACDGEIVLSKWFCGRNCQEVYSGLRSRVGVLNCLGDGFSWTILRCNHEIKSIQKIPLMAECNTKLAIALGIMEECFLPMVDPRTGIDMIPHVLYNRGSTQKPTGAFYIHLRGTYHGIMDINHIQCLL comes from the exons ATGGCGGAACAAAActtgaaggaagaagaaggatataAGGAGAAGGTCACAGTGAGAACGTTATTTGGAGAAGAAATTGAGGGTTTTGGCGAGGATGGGTTTGAAGGCTCGAAGGAAGAGCATCAGATATTTATGGGGGTTTTCTATGGAAGCAGTGCCGATGATgcaagtaataataataataatgtatCAAGGAGGACAAATTTCCAATTGCATGAGTGCAACCAATCAAAACCACTGCCCAGTTTGAGTTGTAATAGCTCAGCTGTGACTAGCTACTTCTCCCTGAAAGGTTCTTCAAGTGAACAGTTTGAGCATGCAAAGATGAATCCTGGAGAATTAAGTGGACCTGAATGCTTTCCTGAAAGCTCCTCTTCCTGGGCTGGAGCAGATGCTCACAATCCAAATGTGATGAGGATGGGACTATCATCTGTTGAGCTATCAAATAATGTGAATATGGAACTTAACAGTAATTTAGCTGATGCTGAATTTAGCTTGGTTGACTTGGACCCATCAAAAGTTGCTTTGAGTTTGTCCATTCAAGATCCTCTCCATGTTCGTCAACAAGCACCATGCCGCATAGTTGAAACATGTGGTCGGGGCATCTTATCTAGTTACTATCTTTTTAGTGGACAGGAAGAAATGGATGTAACTGGTGATATCGATGATGCTGTTACCTTTAATGGCAAATGCAGAAGCCAAGACAATAGAGATCGCAAGACAGTTATTAAAGCTAAATCTGTTACCTCTCCTGTTTCTCAAGAGAGTTTTGCTCCTGGGCTTTTGGTAGCTAGTGCACCTGCAGCTTCTGTGGAGATGCCTGGATCACTAATACACATGAACCATGGTGCCCAAGAATCTAGTTTTCTGAACTCAGACAGAATTGATGCTGCATCAAAGAGGACTTCTATTAGGGATCTTCCTGATCGCCTTCGTGCACATGCAAATCACATGCTTCTAGATGCAGGATGGGGGATTGAGCCTCGCAAAAGGAGTGATAGGACCAAAATGGCTTCCTATTTCATATCACCTGAAGGGAGAAGTTCTGTTACTTCACTGTCTCAAGCTTGGAAGACATGTGGGAAGATATTATCTGCTGCTGCACCAGACTCAGAACAAGATGACTATGGAAGGGAATGGGACAATGTTGATAGGTTTTGGGGTGATTTGACAGATGTATTGATGTTCATAGAAAAGAGGACTCAGCCTTCAGATGACTCTCTACCACTTCTTCAGAGGTGGCAGCTTCTTGATCCTTTCATCGCTGTGGTttgtattaacaaaaaaattggtGTTCTAAGAGAGGGACGGGCACTGAGAGCTGTCAATAGTGCTACATTTGTTCTGAGTGAAAGAAAGAATTCCGCCTTGGTGGATAATATTGTGGAAAAAGAACTGGAGCAGGCTTATGCAGCGAAGCCAACAAATGGTTCGGCTAAGAAGGTGTATAAGAGATCCAAGAGAATATCAGAAATTGAAGCTACTGAAATAGGTGGCCAGGAAGAATCCAGAGTACTTGAAAAGCTCTCATCTGAAGCACCAGAAATTCTTTTGACAAAAAAGGCACAAAAGAAGCATGTCAAACGAGAAACTGAAGTAGCAAGGCAGTGTGGCAAGGACAAGAAGGGCAATATAACTATGCTAAAAGTATCCACGCCGAAGAAACCTAAAGGTTGTAAGAAAAGTGGACAAAAGCGGCCACGTGGattttttattaatgatgatGATCTGTTAGTTACCGGGTTTGTCAAAAACAAAGATTTCAGCTCCCGTGATAAAAAAATTGCTTCAAAAGTAGGGGCTTCTAAGTCAAATGCTCTAAGAAAGCTTAAAAGTCAAAAGCGAGGCTGTAGGTTGCTCCTGCGAACTCCTGGAAAAGGTGGAAAGCACTCCATGGATGGGAGGCGGTTAGTCCTCGGAGCAAGAACAGTGCTATGCTGGTTGATTGAGATGGGTATTGTATCATTGAAAGATGTTCTGCAGTACAGGGACCTAAAGAACAAAGATGTGGTAAAGGATGGGTGGGTCACTAGGGAAGGAGTTCTTTGTAGATGCTGCTCCAAGATCCTCTCAGTGACCGACTTTAAGGTTCATGCTGGTTCCAAGCTGCGAAAACCATCTTCAAATCTTTTTCTAGAATCTGGTAAATCATATACACTCTGTCTGCTTGAGGCATGGACTGCTGAATGCAAGGTGAGGAAAAATCATATGCAAGTCATGGAAGTTGAGGAGGTGGATGCAAATGACGATACCTGTGGGTTTTGTGGTGATGGTGGTGACTTAGTGTGCTGTGATAACTGTCCATCTACCTATCATCCTGAATGCTTGCCGCCACAG GAGATTCCAGAAGACAGTTGGTATTGCCATAATTGCCTCTGTAAGACCTGTGGGGATGTGGTTAAGGGAAAAGAAGCTTCAGGTTCCATTGCTGTGTTAGAATGTTTACAATGTGAGAATAAAT ATCATGATTGTTGCTTGAAGGAAAAAACTGCATGCGATGGTGAAATTGTATTGAGTAAATGGTTTTGTGGGAGAAATTGTCAAGAG GTTTACTCGGGTCTTCGCTCTCGGGTTGGAGTCCTGAATTGTCTTGGTGATGGGTTCTCATGGACCATCCTTAGATGTAATCATGAAATTAAATCCATACAGAAAATACCACTAATGGCTGAATGCAACACGAAGCTAGCCATTGCCCTGGGTATCATGGAGGAGTGCTTTCTCCCAATGGTGGATCCACGAACAGGGATAGACATGATACCACATGTCTTGTACAATAGGGG GTCAACTCAAAAACCCACAGGCGCATTCTATATACACCTAAGGGGGACTTATCATGGCATTATGGACATCAATCATATACAGTGCCTGCTTTAG